A part of Gemmatimonas groenlandica genomic DNA contains:
- a CDS encoding YdeI/OmpD-associated family protein yields MVDSDRYEQVEVRSREALRSWLDANQDRTDAVWLVTWKKHTGASYVSRDTVLDELLCYGWIDGVARKVDEDRTMQLVTPRRTHAWTASYRTRALRLESEGRLAGPGLRAMALAKASGGWDAHPDVDALVVPLDLVRALDATTTARRWFDASAPSYRRNVLRWIAKAQRPETRAKRIATVVETAGRREKIRNL; encoded by the coding sequence ATGGTCGACTCGGATCGATACGAACAAGTTGAAGTACGCTCACGCGAAGCGCTGCGTTCATGGCTCGATGCGAATCAGGATCGCACCGATGCTGTGTGGCTGGTCACGTGGAAGAAGCACACTGGTGCCTCGTACGTCTCACGCGATACGGTGCTGGACGAGTTGCTCTGCTACGGCTGGATCGATGGTGTAGCCCGTAAAGTGGATGAAGACCGCACGATGCAGTTGGTGACACCACGTCGGACGCATGCGTGGACGGCGAGCTACCGCACGCGTGCCCTCCGACTCGAATCGGAGGGCCGACTCGCCGGGCCGGGGCTCAGGGCGATGGCGCTCGCGAAGGCGTCGGGCGGATGGGATGCGCATCCCGATGTCGATGCGTTGGTGGTGCCCCTAGATCTCGTGCGCGCGCTTGACGCGACCACAACGGCGCGAAGGTGGTTCGACGCATCGGCGCCCTCGTACCGTCGCAATGTGCTGAGATGGATCGCGAAGGCGCAGCGACCGGAGACTCGGGCCAAGCGGATCGCGACGGTGGTGGAGACGGCGGGGCGGCGGGAGAAGATCAGGAATCTGTGA
- a CDS encoding efflux RND transporter permease subunit, with translation MDWTAAMTGGVTPSVERDEAKTTEDVTHQADADASESTGTRRKADSFNLSEWGLRHQSLVVFLLLLTMVAGTVSFFRLGRSEDPKYTLKTMIVAAAWPGATTREMEQGVVDRIERSLQEIPYFDNVTSKVMAGEAVLYVNLRDETPPAAVKDIWYQVRKRVGDLRGTLPAGVVGPFFNDDFADTYGSIYAVHTDGFTDAELKPVLLAIRQRLLRLPSVSRVELIGVQDEKIYVEASTTKLARLGIPAGAIFDAVRRQNLVLPSGVAETRSDRIAVRLDAAPSSEEALRNVIVAAPGGRTIRLGDIATVARRPVDPAEYTMHHEGERVVGFGVSMVEGGDILALGEALRREIDTIQSTLPVGISIVQVSDQPAAVKESVDDFLLRLGEALLVVLLVSFLSLGLRTGVIVAMSVPICLAATFVVMALIDIGLHRISLGALIIALGLLVDDAMIAVEMVTVKLEAGWDRWRAASYAWTSTAFPMLSGTLVTAAGFMPVGLAASSTGEYTGAIFWVVVGALLASWVVAVLFTPYLAFRFLKVPAQHVAHDSYDTPRYRRFRRAVDWCVAHRGAVIGATVAAFVLAGAGFSLVPQQFFPSSSRREVLVELELPAGASYTATRAYADTVSRMIAADSSVTQFTSYVGGGSPRFFLALNPEPRNLAYAQFIIQTRSLAASDSLFNRLQRRLDLDVADIRTRVSRLENGPPVGYPVQFRVLGPDPDSVRAIAETVRGVMRANPHVRDVHLQWTERTPVAHLRLNAARLRAVGADQTEVAGAVQSTLSGYPVTQLREGIELVDVIARAPVSERRGANALETIPVQTAFGRTVPLGQVATVQFGLGEGLLMRRSRDVVLPVRGDIQDGTQGPEVSAQVETALASVRDALPSGYRVETGGVVEESLKGQQSIVKVLPLMLLVMVTVLMIQLQSFARVALVILTAPLGLIGVVLALLIFQAPFGFVAQLGVIALAGMIMRNSVILVDQIEQDVRVGTPTWTAIVDATVRRARPIVLTAAAAIFAMIPLTRSAFWGPMAIAIMGGLCVATFLTLFSLPAMYAAWFRVRRAGDY, from the coding sequence GTGGACTGGACGGCTGCCATGACCGGCGGTGTCACTCCATCGGTGGAGCGCGATGAGGCGAAGACGACCGAGGACGTCACCCATCAGGCGGACGCTGACGCCAGTGAAAGCACAGGGACTCGGCGCAAGGCTGACAGCTTCAACCTCTCCGAGTGGGGCCTCCGGCATCAGTCACTCGTCGTCTTCCTGCTGCTCCTGACCATGGTCGCGGGTACGGTTTCGTTCTTCCGGCTGGGACGCAGCGAGGACCCGAAGTACACGCTCAAGACGATGATCGTCGCGGCTGCCTGGCCCGGCGCAACAACACGCGAGATGGAGCAGGGGGTGGTAGACCGGATCGAGCGGTCGCTGCAGGAGATCCCCTACTTCGACAATGTCACGAGCAAGGTCATGGCAGGCGAGGCCGTCCTGTACGTGAATCTGCGAGATGAGACGCCGCCTGCCGCGGTGAAGGACATCTGGTATCAGGTACGCAAGCGCGTAGGGGATCTGCGCGGCACGCTGCCAGCTGGCGTCGTTGGCCCGTTCTTCAACGATGACTTCGCTGACACGTACGGCTCTATCTACGCCGTCCACACCGATGGGTTCACCGATGCGGAGCTCAAGCCGGTGCTGCTTGCAATCAGGCAACGGTTACTTCGGCTTCCGAGTGTGAGTCGCGTCGAACTGATTGGCGTGCAAGACGAGAAGATCTACGTGGAGGCCTCCACCACGAAACTCGCGCGATTGGGGATACCGGCAGGCGCCATCTTTGATGCGGTCAGACGGCAGAACCTCGTATTGCCGAGCGGCGTGGCGGAGACTCGCAGTGACCGTATCGCGGTGCGGCTTGATGCGGCGCCGTCGTCAGAGGAAGCACTGCGCAACGTCATCGTCGCCGCCCCGGGCGGCCGCACGATCCGGCTTGGCGACATCGCGACTGTTGCGCGACGCCCCGTCGATCCGGCCGAGTACACGATGCACCACGAGGGCGAGCGGGTGGTCGGATTCGGGGTGTCGATGGTCGAGGGTGGCGACATCCTCGCGCTTGGCGAGGCATTGCGCCGCGAGATCGACACGATCCAGTCGACGCTTCCGGTCGGCATCAGCATCGTGCAAGTGTCGGATCAGCCGGCAGCGGTGAAGGAATCGGTGGATGACTTCCTGTTGCGGCTTGGTGAGGCGCTGCTCGTGGTCCTGCTCGTGAGCTTCCTAAGCTTGGGTCTCCGCACCGGGGTCATCGTGGCTATGAGCGTGCCGATCTGCTTAGCCGCGACCTTCGTGGTGATGGCGCTCATCGACATCGGTCTGCACCGGATTTCACTCGGCGCACTCATCATCGCGCTCGGGCTGTTGGTAGACGATGCGATGATCGCGGTCGAAATGGTCACGGTGAAGCTCGAGGCCGGGTGGGACCGCTGGCGCGCGGCGTCGTACGCGTGGACCTCGACGGCGTTCCCAATGTTGTCCGGCACCCTGGTGACCGCGGCCGGCTTCATGCCCGTTGGACTCGCCGCCTCGTCAACTGGAGAATACACAGGGGCGATCTTCTGGGTCGTCGTCGGGGCGTTGCTCGCATCATGGGTGGTTGCGGTGCTCTTCACGCCCTATCTGGCGTTCCGTTTCCTGAAGGTGCCTGCTCAGCACGTGGCGCACGACAGCTACGACACGCCGCGCTACCGGCGCTTTCGCCGTGCGGTCGACTGGTGCGTCGCACACCGTGGCGCGGTCATCGGCGCGACGGTGGCGGCCTTCGTGCTCGCCGGCGCGGGCTTCAGTCTTGTTCCTCAGCAATTCTTCCCGTCGTCGTCACGGCGTGAGGTGCTCGTCGAGCTCGAACTTCCCGCCGGTGCCAGCTATACCGCAACCCGCGCCTATGCCGATACGGTCTCGCGAATGATTGCGGCCGACTCCAGCGTCACGCAGTTCACCAGCTACGTCGGTGGAGGATCGCCGCGCTTCTTCCTTGCACTGAATCCGGAGCCGCGAAACCTCGCATACGCACAGTTCATCATCCAGACGCGCTCCCTCGCGGCCTCCGATTCTCTCTTCAATCGCTTGCAGCGCCGTCTCGACCTCGACGTCGCCGACATCCGCACCCGTGTCTCTCGTCTCGAGAATGGCCCACCCGTCGGCTATCCAGTGCAGTTTCGTGTGCTGGGGCCGGATCCTGACTCTGTGCGGGCCATCGCGGAGACCGTTCGCGGTGTTATGCGTGCCAACCCGCACGTGCGGGATGTCCATCTGCAGTGGACGGAGAGAACGCCCGTGGCACACCTTCGCCTCAACGCGGCACGTCTCCGCGCTGTCGGTGCGGATCAGACCGAGGTCGCTGGTGCCGTTCAGAGCACGTTGAGCGGATACCCCGTGACGCAGCTGCGCGAAGGGATCGAACTGGTTGACGTGATCGCGCGTGCGCCGGTGAGTGAGCGACGTGGGGCGAATGCCCTCGAGACAATTCCTGTGCAAACCGCATTTGGAAGGACCGTCCCCCTCGGTCAGGTGGCGACTGTGCAGTTCGGACTTGGAGAAGGACTGCTCATGCGTCGGAGTCGCGACGTCGTCCTTCCCGTCCGCGGGGACATTCAGGATGGGACGCAGGGGCCGGAGGTCAGCGCCCAGGTGGAGACGGCGCTGGCGTCGGTGCGGGATGCGCTGCCGAGCGGATATCGCGTCGAGACCGGTGGCGTCGTGGAAGAGAGCCTCAAAGGACAGCAATCCATCGTGAAGGTGCTACCGCTGATGTTGCTCGTGATGGTCACGGTACTGATGATCCAGCTGCAGAGCTTCGCGCGCGTGGCGTTGGTGATATTGACGGCACCGCTCGGACTGATCGGTGTCGTGCTTGCGCTCCTGATTTTTCAGGCGCCCTTTGGCTTTGTCGCACAGTTGGGTGTCATCGCGCTGGCCGGGATGATCATGCGGAATTCGGTGATCCTCGTAGATCAGATCGAGCAGGATGTACGGGTGGGGACTCCGACCTGGACCGCCATCGTGGACGCAACGGTTCGCCGCGCGCGGCCCATCGTGCTGACCGCAGCCGCGGCGATCTTCGCGATGATTCCGCTAACGCGAAGCGCATTCTGGGGGCCCATGGCCATCGCGATCATGGGTGGGCTGTGTGTGGCGACGTTTCTGACGCTGTTCTCGCTGCCGGCCATGTACGCCGCGTGGTTCCGGGTCCGTCGGGCGGGAGACTACTAG
- a CDS encoding TetR/AcrR family transcriptional regulator encodes MVPFEIEGDGPSRRRLILAEATRIFLEKGFSATAMSEVAKASGIQKASLYHHFPSKEALFVACATNGFADALADLEAIRNDPDLGDDDRLRRAVDAVYRINLDSACGQMAPLIAEVSRTIPTVARAFYEGFIYKQHIVMGGIIDDGLARGSFVTRERLGLEQMIFGPIVSLALEREMFAAFDDVDAVRPVDQIREEHATLLLRLMKGDTETTRATRVPKGAP; translated from the coding sequence ATGGTCCCGTTCGAAATCGAAGGCGACGGTCCATCCCGACGTCGCCTGATCCTCGCGGAGGCGACGCGCATCTTCCTCGAGAAAGGCTTCTCCGCGACCGCAATGAGCGAAGTTGCGAAGGCGTCCGGCATTCAGAAGGCGTCACTCTACCATCATTTTCCGAGTAAGGAGGCGCTGTTCGTCGCGTGTGCGACCAACGGCTTCGCCGATGCCCTGGCGGATCTCGAAGCGATCCGAAACGACCCCGATCTTGGGGACGACGACCGATTGCGTCGCGCCGTTGATGCGGTCTACCGTATCAATCTTGACTCCGCCTGCGGCCAAATGGCGCCGCTGATCGCTGAGGTGTCACGCACGATTCCGACGGTTGCTCGCGCCTTCTACGAGGGCTTCATCTACAAGCAGCACATCGTGATGGGCGGTATCATCGATGACGGCCTCGCACGAGGTTCCTTCGTGACGCGTGAGCGACTGGGTCTCGAACAGATGATCTTCGGCCCAATCGTGTCGCTCGCACTCGAGCGCGAAATGTTCGCCGCGTTCGACGACGTGGACGCTGTGCGTCCGGTGGATCAGATCCGTGAGGAACATGCCACGCTCCTCCTGCGACTGATGAAGGGCGACACGGAAACGACGAGGGCAACGCGCGTGCCGAAGGGTGCGCCGTGA
- a CDS encoding TIGR02453 family protein — MPTRSKAVAPRPDAPTPLPPRSVPLDVAELSFAGFTSAGLQMIHEVATRQDKAWVAEHKSEYETQVRVPLAALVVATMEYCAAAGLPLQGDPKRSLFRIHRDVRFSADKRPFHSHASAVLTRTAEKQSPGVLYLQIAPKSSFAAVGFYLPDKVQLSALREGIASDPLGWSRMVRALKSAELVLDESDALVRGPRGYEHAPEVVRDALRLRSLIIIRPLRAAELRSRKLPERLSAFALAAAPLLQFGWHALQRDRPYAALLARAARGPER; from the coding sequence ATGCCGACACGTTCCAAGGCAGTCGCACCCCGTCCGGATGCACCCACACCGCTCCCGCCGCGCAGCGTCCCGCTGGACGTTGCCGAGCTTTCTTTCGCCGGCTTCACATCGGCTGGCCTGCAGATGATTCACGAAGTCGCCACACGACAGGACAAGGCCTGGGTCGCGGAGCACAAGTCAGAGTATGAGACGCAGGTGCGCGTCCCATTGGCGGCGCTGGTCGTGGCGACGATGGAGTACTGCGCCGCCGCCGGACTGCCTCTGCAGGGTGACCCAAAGCGGTCGCTCTTCCGGATTCATCGTGACGTGCGATTCAGCGCCGATAAACGACCCTTCCATTCGCACGCATCGGCCGTCCTGACGCGGACAGCCGAGAAGCAGTCTCCCGGTGTGCTGTATCTGCAGATCGCGCCGAAGAGTTCCTTTGCTGCCGTCGGATTTTATCTGCCCGACAAGGTGCAACTCTCCGCGTTGCGTGAGGGTATCGCGTCTGACCCGCTCGGATGGTCGCGCATGGTGCGCGCGCTCAAGAGTGCGGAGCTCGTGCTCGATGAGTCGGATGCTCTCGTGCGTGGTCCGCGCGGCTACGAACACGCACCCGAGGTGGTGCGTGATGCGCTCCGACTGCGGTCGTTGATCATCATCCGCCCCCTGCGAGCGGCCGAGTTGCGCTCTAGGAAGCTCCCGGAGCGATTGTCGGCATTCGCTCTCGCGGCGGCGCCGCTCCTGCAATTCGGATGGCATGCCCTCCAACGTGATCGGCCATATGCAGCGCTGTTGGCGCGAGCTGCACGCGGACCGGAGCGTTGA
- a CDS encoding YdeI/OmpD-associated family protein gives MSYFEHVFETRIARHAVGTYHYTVVYLDPSLHAALPLDRHARLRIEADVSGVPIKGAWQPARGQWYLMLPKDGLKAAGLRIGSSVEVSFRVSSQDDVEIPDELAALLAAKVRVRNAWERLSPGKQRGLAYMVASAKRVETRTARVVKVEAVLLGKEPPPWDRQARAR, from the coding sequence ATGTCCTATTTCGAACACGTCTTCGAGACGCGCATCGCACGACACGCCGTCGGGACCTACCACTACACGGTGGTCTATCTCGATCCGTCTCTGCATGCCGCACTCCCGCTGGACCGACATGCTCGGCTTCGCATCGAGGCGGATGTCAGCGGAGTCCCCATCAAGGGTGCATGGCAGCCAGCGCGAGGTCAGTGGTACCTGATGTTGCCGAAGGATGGGCTGAAGGCGGCGGGCCTGCGGATCGGCAGCAGTGTCGAGGTGTCCTTCCGTGTGTCGTCGCAGGACGACGTCGAAATTCCTGACGAACTCGCTGCGCTGCTGGCCGCCAAGGTCCGGGTGCGCAACGCATGGGAGCGTCTGAGCCCCGGTAAGCAACGTGGCCTCGCCTACATGGTCGCGTCAGCCAAGCGCGTAGAGACGCGAACCGCACGCGTGGTGAAAGTCGAGGCGGTGTTGTTGGGCAAGGAGCCGCCGCCCTGGGACCGTCAGGCCCGTGCGCGGTGA
- a CDS encoding MarR family winged helix-turn-helix transcriptional regulator has product MPDKPSAKRRRSSAAPVLTASAEAESVPAESRSGMMPDTIPQVVAASRDVYAAIDEVDTLIAARLGVHRGDLRCLNLLEHGPRRPSEIGSALRMTSGAVTALIDRLESAGYARRVHGVRDRRAVHVELPPAAFAQVGRLYGAIARSLTEAFRHLNEVEIDATTRGLTLFAAGCRAGVAHIAQDAT; this is encoded by the coding sequence ATGCCTGACAAACCGAGCGCGAAACGGCGTCGCAGCAGCGCAGCACCCGTTCTGACGGCATCAGCGGAGGCGGAGAGCGTGCCAGCCGAGAGCCGCAGCGGCATGATGCCTGACACGATCCCTCAGGTTGTCGCCGCCAGCCGCGACGTCTACGCCGCGATCGACGAAGTGGATACGCTGATCGCCGCTCGCCTTGGGGTGCATCGGGGCGACTTGCGTTGCCTGAACCTGCTCGAGCACGGGCCGCGGCGTCCATCCGAGATCGGATCGGCGCTGCGCATGACCAGCGGGGCTGTCACCGCACTCATCGACCGGCTCGAATCGGCCGGATATGCACGTCGCGTGCACGGCGTCCGCGACCGGCGTGCAGTACATGTCGAACTTCCTCCTGCCGCGTTTGCACAGGTCGGACGCCTCTATGGGGCCATCGCGCGATCGCTCACGGAGGCGTTCAGGCATTTAAACGAAGTCGAGATTGACGCGACGACACGAGGCCTTACGCTGTTCGCGGCCGGATGCCGTGCGGGCGTCGCACACATAGCGCAGGACGCGACATGA
- a CDS encoding SnoaL-like domain-containing protein: protein MSIKSSESAAAPAATTFVTDILDTGAAPSGMPDPAQLRHLHAASAVAYPFTELCKAGKLTEASATFWADDIMSVEPFPGPYALLTGRDAVNGKVEYWSRENTIHAVAVEGPFVNGDQFALRFSLDCTMNASGVRSVQHETALYTVKNGRIVEERFFGMF, encoded by the coding sequence GTGTCCATCAAGAGTAGTGAGTCTGCCGCGGCGCCCGCCGCCACCACCTTCGTCACAGACATCCTCGACACCGGCGCGGCACCATCCGGCATGCCGGACCCGGCGCAGCTGCGACACTTGCACGCGGCGTCCGCTGTGGCCTATCCGTTCACGGAATTGTGCAAGGCCGGCAAGCTGACCGAGGCGTCGGCGACGTTCTGGGCGGACGATATTATGAGTGTCGAGCCGTTCCCTGGGCCATACGCCCTGCTCACCGGCCGAGACGCGGTCAACGGAAAGGTCGAGTACTGGTCACGTGAGAACACCATTCACGCGGTTGCGGTGGAGGGACCGTTCGTCAACGGTGATCAATTTGCGCTTCGTTTCTCACTGGACTGCACGATGAACGCGAGCGGCGTGCGCTCGGTGCAGCACGAGACGGCGCTGTACACCGTCAAGAATGGCCGTATCGTCGAAGAGCGATTCTTCGGGATGTTCTGA